GGCTGGACTTGATTTAGTTCTTATAGCTGCAGATGCTAATCCTCCTGTTGCAAAGATTATGGACTACAGTAAATTCAAATATCAACAAGAAAAAAAGAAAAAAGAAGCAAAGAAAAATCAAAAAATAGTTGTTGTTAAAGAGATCAAGCTATCTGTAAAAATTGCCGACAATGATATTAACTACAAAGTAAAACATGCAGTTGAGTTTTTAGAAGAAGGAAACCATGTAAAATTTAGGGTTTTTCTAAAAGGTAGAGAGATGGCAAATCCAGAAGCTGGTATTGAAGTTTTAAGAAGAGTTTGGGCTATGATTGAAGATATTGCAATTATGGACAAAGAACCAAAACTTGAAGGAAGATACGTAAATCTTCTTGTAACTCCTAAAAAAGATTAGTTATAACTAATCTTTTTTAAACTATCTTTATAAAATATTAGC
Above is a genomic segment from Aliarcobacter cryaerophilus containing:
- the infC gene encoding translation initiation factor IF-3, encoding MNEDITAKELRCTSDSGENYGIIPTAQALALADEAGLDLVLIAADANPPVAKIMDYSKFKYQQEKKKKEAKKNQKIVVVKEIKLSVKIADNDINYKVKHAVEFLEEGNHVKFRVFLKGREMANPEAGIEVLRRVWAMIEDIAIMDKEPKLEGRYVNLLVTPKKD